Genomic window (Synechococcus sp. LA31):
GCCCGCAATCAGGCGCTGCAGTTTGTAAGCGGCGACTGGGTGCTGGTGCTCGATGCCGATGAGCAGCTACGGCCAGAGGCGATGGCACCGCTGCGGGCGCTGATGGCCCAACCCGATGTACTGGTGATCAACCTGCTGCGCCACGAGCGTGGGGCCGTGCAATCGCCCTACTCGAATGTGAGCCGGCTGTTCCGCCGCCACCCAGCGATTCGTTGGAGCCGTGCGTACCACTCGATGGTGGACGACAGCGTGGCCGCGCTGCTGCAGCGCGAACCCCAATGGCGCATCGCCGATTGCCCGGAGCCAGCCCTGATTCACGATGGCTACCGGCCCGAGCTATTGGCCCAGGGCAACAAGCCCCAGCGGCTGCGCGAAGCCATGGAGGCTGAGCTGCAAGAGCGGCCCGGCGATCCCTATGCCAGCGCCAAGCTCGGCAGCCTGGAGGTGGCCGAGGGCAACCTGGAGCGGGGCATAACCCTGCTGCGTGAGGGATTGGAGCAATGCCCGTCCGACGCGCATCCAGAGCGCTACGAGCTCTTGCTGCACCTGGCCCTGGCGGAAGCCAGCCGCGACCCGGCCGCAGCCGCGGCGCTCTACCGCCAGGCGCTTGCACTTCCCCTGGCACCGCGCCTGAGCCTGGCGGCGCGGCTCAACCTGGCAGCGCTGCTGCTGCAACAGGGGCAGGCCCAGGAGGCGGAGCAGCTCTGCCAGCGCGCCACCGCCGCAGCGCCCGAGATCGGCCTTGGCTGGTACAACCTGGGGCTGATCCGCCGCCGCCAAGGTGACATCGCTGGGGCGCTCGAGGCCTACCGGGAAGCACGGCGGCTGACGCCGGAGCATGCCGAAACCCACCAAAATTTGGCCGTGGCTCTGCTGCTCGGCGGCGACATCGAGGGCGCCCGCACCAGCTTCCGCCAGGCGATCAGCTTGCTTGGGCAGCAAGGCCGGCGCAGCGAGGCCGAGCACTTGCGCCAACAGGCCGGCGCCATGGTGAAGTTGGAGGGCTGATCCACGTGCACAACCCCATCGCGGCCCATGGCGTGCCGCCGCTGCAAGGGCGAACGGTTGCCGTCACCAGGGCTGAGCAACAGCTGGGGGAAGCACGCCGCCTGTTTGAGCAAGCAGGGGCAACCGTGCTGGATTGTCCAGCGCTGGTAATCGGCCCACCGGATGAGTGGGGCCCGCTCGACGATGCCCTGGCGGAACTGGAGGAGTTCCACTGGCTGGTGGTGTCGAGCAGTAACGGCGTGGATGCCGTGGAGCAGCGGCTGCAGCGGTTAGGCGGGAGCCTGGCGCGGCGGCCGCGCAGCCTCAAGATCGCCGCCGTGGGACGCAAAACAGCAGCGCGGCTGGAGGCGCTGGGCGCTCCGGCCGATTTCGTACCCCCCCAGTTTGTGGCCGACAGCTTGATCGATCACTTCCCCGTGTCTGGCTGGGGATTACGCCTCTTGCTGCCCCGTGTGCAGAGCGGCGGCCGCACCGTTTTGGCAGAGGCCTTTGGCGAAGCCGGCGCGCGGGTGGTGGAGGTGGCCGCCTACGAATCGCGCTGCCCGGCCGCGCTGCCCGCCGCCACCGCAACAGCCCTGGCGGCGGGTGCAGTGGATGCGATCACCTTCAGCAGTGGCAAAACGGTGCAGCACACCGCTCAATTGCTGGAACAGCAGTTCGGTGCCACCTGGCAGCAACAGCTGGAGGGGGTGGCGCTGGTGTCGATCGGGCCGCAAACAAGCCACACCTGCCGCGACCTGCTGGGGCGCGTGGATGCCGAGGCTGTTCCCCACGACCTGGATGGCCTGGTTCGAGCCTGTGTTCAGGCCTTGAACAACCAGCCGCTCAAAGCGTGAACACCCGGCGCTGGCCAGCCTGGTTGAGCACAAGCCTGCCGCTGGCCACATCGATGCTGGTGACACTCCAATCCGCCGGCAGCAAGGCTGGCAACCCGGAGCCGCGGCAGACCCCACGACGCCCCACACACACCGCGCCGCTCTGATCACCCACCTGCACGAGCGCCTGAGCCTGGCCGGCCGTTCGAATCACACCGGTGAAGCGCAACGGCGATGCCGCAGCCGCCGGCGCTCCAGCAGCCGCGGGTTGCGCAAGGGGTGCAAACGGGTCGATGCGGCCGGTGGGTAAAGCTGCAACCACTTGCTGCGGGGTGGGCAAGGGGGTGAAGCCAGCAGCGGGCTGCGGATCAGCAGTCATCGGAGCCTTCGGGGCCGAGGCAGGCGGCTTGGGGGCTGCAGGAGGCAGGCTGATCGTGCCGCTATCGGGGGAGGAGCCACAGGCCGCCAGGCCAGGGATCACCATTAACGCCATGGCTCGATGGAGCAGGGCCTGCGGCCTGATCCATCGAAGGCTGATTGAATCCCTGAACTCAGGCCTGCTGTTGGCCATACCCGCTCTGCACGAGATCGCGGAAGCGGTCCAGGTTGGCCTGGAGCTCCTTGGTCACGATCCCCCCCAGGATGGAGGGTTCCATCAAGGGTGCCAACACCCCCGGTAGCTCGTAGCTCACGGTGAGCTTCACGGCGGTGAGCTCAGGGCCCTGGGGATAAAAACGCACGGCACCTTTAGTGGGCAGGCCTCCCACCGATTCCCAATGCAGCTGCTGGGCTTCCACCCGCTGGGTAATTCGGGCTTTCCAATGGAAGCGGAAGCCTTGAGCGGCAAGGGTCCAATCGGTGAGGTCTGGATCGTTGGGTTCGGTCACCACCGATTCGATCCAGTTCATCCAGCGGGGCATCGCCTCAAGATCGCTCCACACTTCCCACACCCGCTCGGCCGAGGCCTGTACCTCAGAGGTAACGCTGTGTTCAAGCCAACGGCCCATGGAAATCAAGCGAGGGGGTGAGCAGGCAACAGGTGATCAGGCAACGGCCGCGTTGGTGGCCAATTGCGCAGTGGAGCCGAGGATGGCGGCAGCGGCCAAACGTCCGCTCATGGTGGCGCCTTCCATCGAATCGATGTAGTCCTGCTTGGTGTAGCTACCCGCGAGGAAGAAGTTGCCCACCGGGGTGGCCTGGTCGGGGCGGTAAGGCTCCATACCCGGCGCCTCGCGATAAAGCGACTGGGCCAGTTTCACCACATTGCTCCACACCAACTTGAGATTGCGGGCCGATGGGAACAAGCGCCGCACCTGCTCATCGGTGGCCGCCACGATCTCCTCAGTTTTCTTGGGGATCCAGGGATCACCAGGGGTGAGCACACACTGCAGCAGCGAGCCCACGCCCTCCTTGCGGTAGTCCTCCGGGCTAGCCAGAGCCAGATCAGCGAAGCAGCTGAAATCAGCGTCAGCGGTGTAGAGGAGATTGTCGAGGCCAGCAGGGCGGGCCACATCGCGGCGAGCAGCTTCTTCGATGGCGCCGTCGCCCAGTTCGGTCACCCAGCCGTCGTAGCGGAGCTGCACCGTGGCCACCGGCACCGCCTCCAGCTTGTAGAGATTCTCGAACAGTGGCCAGCGGCGCCAGGCCTCAGGGATCATTCGCTGGATGCCGGGCACATCACAGGCGGCGAGGTAGGCATCGGCCTGCACCGTGATCTCGCCATCGGGAGTACCGAGCTTGAGGCCACTCACCTCGGTGCTGGGTTGACCATCCGCACCAGCTGTGCCCTCTTCAAACATCACCTCGGTAACGCGGTGGCGCAGGTGCAACCGGCCGCCGCGCTGCTGGATGTAATCGAGGATCGGGCCGGTGAGCCAGCGGTGCGGAGATCCCTTGAGCAGGTTGAGCTTGGAGGCTTCGGTTTTGGCAGCAAACATCATGAAGATAGTGAGCATGCAGCGAGCCGAGATCGCTTCACAGTCGATGAAGCCCAGGGCATAGGCGATCGGATTCCACATCCGCTTGATGCTCTGCTCGCTGCCGCCATGGCCGAGGAACCATTGCTGAAAGCTGATGCGATCAAGGTCGCGAATCACCTTCATCGCCCCTTCGTAATCCACCAAACCGCGCACGATTGGGCTGGTGCCCAGCGCCAGGGCATTGCGCAGCTTGTCGAGCCAGTCGAGCTGGGGGGTGGTGAAAAAGGCCTTCAGGCCGTTGAAGGGTGCGCCGAGGGCGAAGCGGAAATCCAGCTCACGCAGGTCGCCGCCGGCATTCACGAACAGGTGGGTGTGGTCTTTAGGGAGCAGGTTGTCGATCGCACCCACTTTGCGCAGCAGGGCAAACAGGTTGGCGTAGTTGAAAAAGAACACATGCAACCCCATCTCGATGTGATTGCCGCCCTCATCGACCCAGCTGCCCACCTTGCCGCCCATAAACGGCCGGGCTTCGTAGAGATCCACCTGATGGCCGGCATCCACCAGATCCACGGCCGCGGCAAGACCCGCCAGACCTGAACCCACGATGGCGACGCGCACCCTGCTTCTCCCATGGAATGGGCACGACTCTATGGAGAGGGGCAGCAGAGCGGCAGGTGTGGGTTGTGCTCCATACGATGGGGAGATCAGGCCAGAGCCTTTCGATGACCAGCGATACCGCCACAACCACCGCCCCCGCCGCTCAGGCGACGCACACCGGCCGCGACGGCAAAGGGATTCAGATCACCGAATCAGCCATGAAACAGCTGGCCACGCTGCTGCCGGCCCAGGGCGACGGCAAGGTTCTGCGTGTAGGCGTGCGCTCAGGTGGCTGCAGCGGCATGAGCTACACGATGGACTTCATCGATGCGGCTGACATCCAGGCCGATGACGAGCGCTATGTGTACGAGCCCGCCGGAGCACCCAGCTTCACCGTGGTGAGCGACCCTAAGAGCCTTCTCTACATCTACGGCATGCAACTGGATTTCTCCAGTGCTCTGATCGGCGGGGGCTTCAATTTCACCAACCCCAATGCCACCCAGACCTGCGGCTGCGGCAGCTCGTTTGCGGTGTGAGCGGCTGCATCCCGCCCGGGTGCGAATCTGAGAGCACGACCAGGCCTGCCGCAGACCCATGACTGACGCCGTCGCCGAAGCACCCTCGCTATTTGAGGAGGCCCTGCAGCGCTACCAGCAAGGTGCACCGCTGCCCGAGGTGATCGACAGCTTCCTCACGATCACCGAGCAGGAGCCGCGGCTCTCAGCAGGTTGGACCTGCCTGGCCTGGCTGCAACTTCTCGACAATCAGCCCCAGGCGGCGATGCGCTCGGCCCGCAATGCCGTGAAGCTCAACCCCCAAGACCCCCAGGCCCGCATCAACCTCAGCCTGGCGATGCTGGAAACCAACGCCAAGGGTGTCCGCGAGCACATCGAATGGGTGCAACGGGTGCGGGTGATGGCGCCTGAGCTGGCTGAGGAGCTGGATAACTCCATCGCCGATGGCATGGCCCGCCGGCCCGACTGGCAGGCGCTTCAGAAGGTGCAGGATTGGCTCAAGGGTTGACCCCGCACACAACCGACCCTCGCCCGATCCTCCTGCTCAGCAACGGGCATGGCGAAGACCTCAGCGGCGCCCTGATCGGGCGAGCACTGGTCGAGCGAGGGCTCACGGTGGACGCATTGCCGCTCGTGGGCCACGGCCGCGCCTACGAGCAGGCTGGGATTCGCCTGCGGGGCCGCACCCGCGAATACAGCACCGGCGGGCTGGGCTACACCAGCGCCTTTGGCCGCCTCACCGAACTGGTGCAGGGACAAGTGATCTACCTGCTCAGCCGGCTGCTGCTGCTGCTGCGCATCGCCCCTCGCTATCAGCTGATCCTGGTGGTGGGAGATGTGATCCCCGTAATCGCAGCCTGGCTGAGCGGGCGGCCCACAGCCACCTATCTGGTGGCCTATTCCAGCCACTACGAAGGCAAACTTCGGCTTCCATGGCCCTGTGCATCCTGCCTGCGCCAGCGCCGCACCCGGGCGATCTACAGCCGCGATGCCCTCACCGCCGCCGACCTCACCGGCCAGCTGCAACGTTCAGTGCACTTTCTCGGCAATCCCTTTTTCGATGGAGCTCTCAGCCCCAGCGAACCACTCAAGGGCCACCCCAGACAGCGGCTGGGCCTGCTGCCCGGCAGTCGGCTCCCCGAAGCCTTACACAACCTGGAGCTGATGCTGCGGGTGCTTGAGCGCCTACCCGAACCGCTCCGGCCCGCCGAGCGGCTAGGGCTGCATGCGGCCTTAGTGGGCAAGCTCACCCCCCAGGAAGTGGCCCCCCTAGCCAGCCGCCTGGGCTGGAAGCTGCAGCTGGAGGGAGAAGAGCGCTGCAGCCTGCAGAGGGGGCCACTGCAGCTGCAGCTCGAATGGGGCCGCTTCGCAGCGGTGGTGCAGCAATGCGACCTGCTCCTGTCGATGACGGGCACCGCCGCTGAGCAATGCGTGGGGCTCGGCAAACCTGTGCTTCAGCTGGTGGGGGATGGGCCGCAATTCACGGCTAATTTCGCTGAGGCGCAGCGGCGACTGCTCGGGCCTGGCCTGTTCTGCGCCAGCGGACCTACCGGCAGCGAGGAGCAGCTGGATGGCACCGCCGCATTGCTGGAGCAACTGCTCGCACGGCTCCTGAGCGATGGCGGCTGGCGTGCCGCGCTGCAACAACTGGGCCGCGAGCGCATCGGCAGCGGCGGCGGCGCCGCCAGGATGGCCGCCGATCTGCGCACCCATCTGGATGGCTGAACCCACCACCAGCAGTTCTCTGCCGCTCGGCCAGAGGCTCAAGGGCTGGATCGACACCCTGCTGGTGGTGGATGTGTTTGTGGTGATCGCCGGGGCGATCTGGTTTGGGGTAGCAGTGCTATGCCACAGCCGCGGCATCGAAACACCCCTGGATTGGTTTCAGCGGCTATGGGAGCCACTGTTCACCCCGGCGATCGGCCTGCTGATGGGGGCGGCCATCCTCAGCGGGGTGCTGGGCTGGGCCCTCAAGTGGTGGCAGCGGCGAGCGCAGCGCTGAGCTCGCCATGGCGGAACTGGAAGCCCTGCGCCTGAAGACGCTGTGGCACCACCTTCTGCCCCTCGAGCACCACCTTGGCGCCATCACCAAGCAGCAGCTGCAGCAGGGGGCCCGGCACGGGCAACAGGCTGGGGCGACCCAGGCAACGGCCTAACGCCGCAGCAAAGGTGGCCATGCTGCAGGGCTGCGGGGCCACAGCGTTGTAGACACCGCTGTAGGCCTGATCCGCCAGGGCTGCGGTGATCAGGCTGCAGAGATCCGCGCGGGAGATCCAGCTCATCCACTGCTGGCCGTCGCCAATCGGTCCACCGAAGCCCAGCCGGAACACCGGAAGCATCTTGCCGAGGGCCCCGCCATCGGCGCCCAGCACGATGCCGATGCGCAGGATCACCACGCGACACAGGGATTCAGCGCCGCGGGCTTCCGATTCCCACGCCGCGCAAAGGCGGCCAAGCACGTCGGTTCCAGCCGGGCTGTCTTCTGAAAATTGGGCGCTGCTGCTGGTGCCGTAGTAGCCAATGGCAGATCCATTGATCAGCACCGATGGACGCTGCTCTTGAGGCAGGGCAGCCATCGCTGCCACCAGAGCATGGGTGGTATCAATGCGGCTGCTGGTCAGAAGCTGCAGGTGCTGGGGCGTCCAGCGCTTCTCGGCAATCGGCTCACCAGCCAGGTTCACCACCGCCTCGGAAGCCCGCAGGGCCTGCTGGAGCTCAGGGCGCCGCCAGCTGGCGGCTTGGGCAGGATCGGCCTGCAACCGCTGCAGCTGCGGATGTTGCAGGCCGGCCAAGGGCGCCGCAGAGCGGCTCACCAGGATGAGACTGTGGCCAGCCTCTAGCAGTTGGGGCACGAGGGCACGGCCCACAAAACCGCTGCAACCCACCAACAAAATCCGCACGCGTTCAGCTCCAGCTCGCCGGCCAACGCTAGGGATGGCTGGCTCCCACCAGGCCGAGGCGCCGTGCCAAAGGATTGAGCAGCGTTCCCTGCAGCACCAGCCCCAACAGCACCACTGCGAGCGCAAAAGCAGGCATCGCGCTTCCCCATGACACATCCGAGGCTGCTGCTTGCAACGCGATGGCCACAGGCACCGCCCCGCGCAGCCCTGCCAGCGCGGTGAAATGGCAATCGGCCCGGCTGAACCCAGAGCGCAGCAGCAGCAGCGCTACCACCAGCCAGCGCACCAGCAGCAACACCAACAGCAGGATCAAGGCGGTGGGCAGCAGCTCCACCACCTCGGTGGGCTGCACCACCAGGCCGAGGCACAAGAAGAGCATCAGCTCCGCCAGCTTGGCGAAGCCGGCTTGGCTGGCCTCCAGCTGCTCGGGGTCCACCTCTTCGCTGTTACCGAGCACCAGACCCATCACATAGGCCGCCAACAAAGGGCTAGCCCCCATCAAGGCCGAGCCACCGGCCACCAACATCAGAGCCGCCAGACCCATCACGGTGACCTGGCTGAGGTTGAGCGGATGGCGGCGGCGCCCCAACATCAACACTGCGGCCTTGCCGCCCAGGAAACCCAAAAAGGCACCGAGAAGAAACTGACGCACCACCTCCACCAACAACGGCGCAATGGCGGTGTCTTGGCCATGGGGAAGGGCCAGAGCAAGGCTGGCCAACACCACCGCGATCGGATCGTTGAAGCCGGATTCGCACTCCAGCAGATCCAGCAATCGCTGGGGCAGGCGGCTGCGCAAGGGCCTGAGCAGGGTGAGCACCGCCGAGGCATCGGTGCTGCAGAACATGGCACCCACGAACAAGGCACCGGCCACCCCCACGGCGAAGTGTCGCCCTGGCAGGGTTTGAACCACGACCACCACCAGGGCCAGGGCACCGGCCGTGAGCAGCGACCCGAGGGTGGCCAGGCGCAACGATGGCACCAACACCTGCCGGATCTGCTGCCAGTTGGCCGCCAAGCCCCCAAAAAACAGCACCAGAACAAGGGCGAACTGGGCCAGCTGATCGGCATGGCCGAGGCTCAAGAGCGAAGGCGGCTGGCTGGGCCCGGGCTGCACGTTGTTGTCGATCAGCAGACCGAGCACCAGCACCAGCAGGATGCCGGGCAGGCGGATCTGAGACGCGATGTCGTCGAGGAAGAGGGCGAGCAGCAACAGGCCGCCAAACAGCACCAAGAGGAGCGCCAGGCTTGGTGGCACAGAACCAGCGATCACAGGAGGGCTCTAGCCTGCCTGGGAGCACGCAAGAGCGCCATGGCTGAAACGCCCGCGGCAGCACCCCAGGCTGCAGCCAAGAGCACCATCAAAAAAGGCAGCTTGGTGAAGGTGAACCGCAGCGCCTACAGCGCCAGCCTGGAGGCGCAGGCCAGCGATGTTGTCGCTCCTGACTACATCTTTGAAGGGCCTGCCGAGGTGCTGCTGATCAAAGGCGACTACGCCCAGGTGCGGTTTCGCCGGCCCGTTCCGGACGTGTGGCTACGGTCCGACCAGCTGGAGGCCTTCTAGATCTCAAGCCGACGACGCTCCTCATGCAGCCGGGTGCGGCGCTGTTTGGCTTCGCGCAGCATCTCGCGGCCGTCACGCAGATAACTATCCACATACCCCATCGTGTAGCGCTCCAGCTCCAGCAGAGCGTCCTGCACTTGAGAGAGGCAGTGATACACGCTCAGGCTGAAGCCATGGGCTGACGCAGGAGCCGCAAGCGAGCGATACAGGGTCTCCACTTTCTCCATGCGGGCCTGGCTCTGCTCAAGAAAGGCGCAGAACGCCTCCATCAGCTGATCGTCATAGGGATCAGCAGAGAGGGCGCGGAGCTGAGCCGGGAAGGGATTGATCACCTGAGCCAGCAGGCGATCAATTGGGCCATACACCTGCTGCAGCCAGGCCAGCAGCTCAGCATCTCCGCGGGCCGCCTGAGCCGTGGCCTTGCGAGCAGCCCGGCTTGAGCGCACGGCCGTGCTGTGCAGACGGTCGTGTTCAGCGCGGCGGTCGGGGTCGCCCAGCACTTCCCAGGCCGCATTGAGCTCCAAGATTCGATGCTCCTCGCCACCCGCATCGGGGTGGTGCTGCTTCACCAAAGCCCGGTAAGCCGCCTTGATCTCCGCAGCCGTGGCGGAAGCGGCCACACCAAGCACCTTGTAAGGATCGCGAGTGGAGGAAGGATTGGGCAAGAGCAAAGCAGAGCCATCACCATCTTCACCACGGAGGGGGCGGCGATGTAGATCTGCTCAAGTTCTGCCCATAGGCACAACGCTGCAGAGCAGCTCCCGATCACGGGCGACAGCCAACGATGCACGACATGAAACTCGCCTTCTGCAAGGCACGAGAGCGTGCGCAAAAGCCACGCCTTCAGGCCCGAATCTACGATTGCTTAACTCAAGCAAGATTCATGCGAATGCACGCATGGCTCAAACGACGCAGGGGGAAAGTCCTCTCAACGCTGCTCACATGCACCGTAACTTTCGGCGCGACAGGGGGATCACTTCAAGCTCACGAACAAACCCCCGAAGCAAAACAGCACGACACCGTGCGGGCGATTTGGTTTCCTAACCCTCCCTATGCCGTCGACGAGAAGGGCGTGCCATCAGGCTTGGAGATCGATCTCTGGCGGATGATCGCCGAGTCACACCAGATCCCATACAAAATCAAAAGAGCATCCAGCTTCGCCTCCTTACTTGCCGAGATCCGCTCCGGGGAAGCAGACGTTGGCATTTCTGGCATCCTCATCAATGAAAATCGCAGCAAACAATTCAACTTCTCACTACCAACAGCTAGCAGCAAACTCAAGGCCTACGCACTAGCGCCCACAGAATCCACCGCGCTAGCAATGTTACGCATCGTCCTCTCAAGAGAAGTGATGCTGATCTTTATGGGACTGACATTAATAGCCTGCCTTTTTGCTATCCCCGTTTGGGTCCTAGAGCGACATCGGCAAGACTTACCCGACCCAAGAAAAAGTCACCAGCTGATTTTCATTCTACAAAAGACACTTTTACTTTCCACAGACCATACCAAACGGAGCACAACCAGACTGATCTCAATCGGCTCACTATTTGCACGAGTGCTGCTGACAGCCTACTTCACATCGTATGTGTTCCGCTTGGCCAGCGAGGAAGCCCTGCCGGTTAACAGGCAAACGCAACCCGATATTCAGCTAGAGGATTTAAGCCGTTTCACCTTTGCAGCCATACCCGGATCCATCCAGTCATCGATTGCGAAGAGTAATAACGCCAAAACCATCGACTGCTACTGGACGAAAACCTGCATCGCCATGCTGCAAAGTGGAAAAGCAAACGCGATTCTCGACGACGAGGCAACGGTTCTCACCACGCTCAATCACATGCCTCCCATTCCGAAGGTTGTCGCGGCTTCCGGAGAATTGATGCCGCTACTAATGGCCTTTGGCTTCTCTAATCAATTCAACGAAGACCCACGATCAAAAATACTTAATGCTGCCATTTCCCGGAGCTACTACGACGGAACCTACAGCAAGCTTCAGAAGCGCTGGCTCAAGGAATGAACAGCTTCGCATGGCCTTCAGCTGGCCATAAAGCCCCCAAGGTTGACCGAAATCCACGATCAACCCCACAGAATAGCTAGATCCTATGAGCCAACAAGGTCGCTACACAGGCAACCATGACGATCACTATGGTCAGGCTCTGCAAGAGTTAACGAGCTCTGGATCGGGAGATCACGAGGGCTCTCAAGGTCATAGCGGTAGCTCCAGAGAAAACTGGATTCCCCGGCATTGAGCAGCATCTCCTCCTCCTCAATTCCCCGAAACACAATTCCTGACTCTTCGCGCAGGTCGCGCGCCAGCGAACAATAAACCAAGCCATCAATGTAGCGCATAGCATTTGAAGCACGAATCGCCACCTCACCCGTAAAAGACTGAACCGTTCCAGTTACACCAAAGATCCCGATCTCAAACTGGCTCCTCAGAGCATTGATCAACTAAGTGAACAACTGAGCAGCCATCACGACGACCTCCGCGCAGCCCAGCTGATGCCCAGAAGTTTGCAGAAGGGGCGACACACAGCCACCTCAACCGGCTATCACCATCTTATTCTCTCCCAGCCTGCGGCCTTCATGACGAGCCTCATCAGCAATATCGAGCAAGACAGCTTCGAGCTGACACATGGCATCACGGCCGAACAACCGCGCATTGATCCACAGATCCGCGAGGCGCAGAATCAGATAAGAGGAAGTTCGGTCGAGCGTGGAATAGGTCGTAATCATGGTGAAAATGTCAGGCGTGGAAGGCTACTGGCGGCGTCTAACGGACAGATACAAACGTTTACACCTCAGTGAATTGATGCCACGACAGGGGCCCCCTGTCGCAGGCGTGGCATTCCAACCACAGCACGTGCAAACGATGGCCAACGCGCACAGAAAAGCTTTTGTCGCGCATTTGATGCATCCGTTCGCCCTTCCCCCGAACCACCAGATCGCTGGAAGGCCGAGAAGCCCTCATCGGCTACCGGGGATGTGCATGAAAAAGCCCCCGCCGAAGCGAGGGGCCTGTGATCTTGGTGTGTGAGTGTGCGCGAGGTGCGCGTGAGGAGTGGTCTGATCAGACGATCAGAACTTGAAGCCCACCTGAACCACACCACCAAAGGCATTGAAGGTTTCGCCTTGGGGGGTGTTCTGACCAGCAGGACGGCTCAGATAGAACAGAGCGGGGGTCACGCTGATGTTGTCGGTGACTTGGAAGTTGTACCACCATTCCCAGGCATAGTTGCCGTCGTAGGCGGTGTCACCGTTGAAGGTGGAAGTGGTGAAGGGCTGCTGACCCACGGCCATACCGGCGGAGTTGCCCTTGATGAACACGTCGTTCCACTGCAGACCGACCATCCAAGATTGGGCGTTCTGGGTGTTGCTCAGATCCTCATAGCCATCGGTGAAGCCGGTGATACCCCAGCCAGCGCTGATGGAAGGAGCCCAGCCGCTTTGGGAAGGCTGCCAATAACCATTCAGGGCGAAGCTGTTGGTGGCTGCACCGCCGTTCAGATCAGCACACTTCAGCTTCGAGAGCGCATAGGTGTACTGCGTGCCGGAGCGGATGTCGGTGCCGCACTGGCCGTAACGGTAGGCACCCGTGAGGCCCCAGTTCTGACCGGCACCACCAAGCTGAGCTGTGAACGAACCACCGCCACCATCGGTCATGATGCCACCCTCATTCGGGTTGCCCTTTTGAGCTTCCTTAGCCACATAGCTCACAGAAGCGGCCAGGTAGGGGTTGCCCTTCTTCACTGACTGCTTCCACACAGCTGCAACGGCTGCACCGGTTTCCTTGTTGTAGACACCAGAGGTGCCGTAGGTGCCGGTGAAGAAGTCGAGCAGGTTCGACTTATAAGCGGTGGGAGTAATCGCCAGCAGCTCAGTGTTACGAGCGCGGGCACCAACGGTGAGTTTCACACCGCTGCCCACCGGGAAGGTGTAATACAGACGGTCGATATCAACAACGTTGGGGCCAGCCTTCGACTCGAACGATTTGTCGAGCTTGGTGCCGCGGTATTGGCCACCGTCGAAGGCTGAAGCGGCGTAGTTACCAGAGCGCAGGCGGGTGCGCAGCAGGTCTTTGCCGGTGAAGCTGGTGTCGAAGTTGAGGCGAACGTCGTAGTTGAAGACGAAGGCCGAGTAAAGGCCGTTCTCATCCACACCAGGACCGTTATTGCCCTTCTTGGCAGAACCGCCATAGGTGTAAGCACCCATGTCGAAGGTGGCTTCACCTTTCAGCTTGGTGGTGGTGGAGAACTGGGTGGCTTCCAGTTCGCCCACTTTGGCCTCGAGGCCATCCACGCGGCCCTTCAGCACGGCGAGTTCCTTTTCGAACTCCTTCATCAGGCGCTTCAGCTCGTCGGTCACGTCGGTGATCCGGTCGAGGCAAGCGTTCAGCAGGGCGGCCGCTTCAAAGCGGGTCATCGCACGGCTGCCGCGGTAGGTGCCGTTGGGGTA
Coding sequences:
- a CDS encoding TIGR01777 family oxidoreductase produces the protein MRILLVGCSGFVGRALVPQLLEAGHSLILVSRSAAPLAGLQHPQLQRLQADPAQAASWRRPELQQALRASEAVVNLAGEPIAEKRWTPQHLQLLTSSRIDTTHALVAAMAALPQEQRPSVLINGSAIGYYGTSSSAQFSEDSPAGTDVLGRLCAAWESEARGAESLCRVVILRIGIVLGADGGALGKMLPVFRLGFGGPIGDGQQWMSWISRADLCSLITAALADQAYSGVYNAVAPQPCSMATFAAALGRCLGRPSLLPVPGPLLQLLLGDGAKVVLEGQKVVPQRLQAQGFQFRHGELSAALAAATT
- a CDS encoding cation:proton antiporter, whose translation is MIAGSVPPSLALLLVLFGGLLLLALFLDDIASQIRLPGILLVLVLGLLIDNNVQPGPSQPPSLLSLGHADQLAQFALVLVLFFGGLAANWQQIRQVLVPSLRLATLGSLLTAGALALVVVVVQTLPGRHFAVGVAGALFVGAMFCSTDASAVLTLLRPLRSRLPQRLLDLLECESGFNDPIAVVLASLALALPHGQDTAIAPLLVEVVRQFLLGAFLGFLGGKAAVLMLGRRRHPLNLSQVTVMGLAALMLVAGGSALMGASPLLAAYVMGLVLGNSEEVDPEQLEASQAGFAKLAELMLFLCLGLVVQPTEVVELLPTALILLLVLLLVRWLVVALLLLRSGFSRADCHFTALAGLRGAVPVAIALQAAASDVSWGSAMPAFALAVVLLGLVLQGTLLNPLARRLGLVGASHP
- the ndhO gene encoding NAD(P)H-quinone oxidoreductase subunit O yields the protein MAETPAAAPQAAAKSTIKKGSLVKVNRSAYSASLEAQASDVVAPDYIFEGPAEVLLIKGDYAQVRFRRPVPDVWLRSDQLEAF
- a CDS encoding J domain-containing protein: MPNPSSTRDPYKVLGVAASATAAEIKAAYRALVKQHHPDAGGEEHRILELNAAWEVLGDPDRRAEHDRLHSTAVRSSRAARKATAQAARGDAELLAWLQQVYGPIDRLLAQVINPFPAQLRALSADPYDDQLMEAFCAFLEQSQARMEKVETLYRSLAAPASAHGFSLSVYHCLSQVQDALLELERYTMGYVDSYLRDGREMLREAKQRRTRLHEERRRLEI
- a CDS encoding transporter substrate-binding domain-containing protein; the protein is MKLAFCKARERAQKPRLQARIYDCLTQARFMRMHAWLKRRRGKVLSTLLTCTVTFGATGGSLQAHEQTPEAKQHDTVRAIWFPNPPYAVDEKGVPSGLEIDLWRMIAESHQIPYKIKRASSFASLLAEIRSGEADVGISGILINENRSKQFNFSLPTASSKLKAYALAPTESTALAMLRIVLSREVMLIFMGLTLIACLFAIPVWVLERHRQDLPDPRKSHQLIFILQKTLLLSTDHTKRSTTRLISIGSLFARVLLTAYFTSYVFRLASEEALPVNRQTQPDIQLEDLSRFTFAAIPGSIQSSIAKSNNAKTIDCYWTKTCIAMLQSGKANAILDDEATVLTTLNHMPPIPKVVAASGELMPLLMAFGFSNQFNEDPRSKILNAAISRSYYDGTYSKLQKRWLKE
- a CDS encoding iron uptake porin; the protein is MKLFQKLLLAPAALGLMAPVAASASELNIAGVSQYGSEEQVTSITQFSDVQPTDWAYQALSNLIERYGCVAGYPNGTYRGSRAMTRFEAAALLNACLDRITDVTDELKRLMKEFEKELAVLKGRVDGLEAKVGELEATQFSTTTKLKGEATFDMGAYTYGGSAKKGNNGPGVDENGLYSAFVFNYDVRLNFDTSFTGKDLLRTRLRSGNYAASAFDGGQYRGTKLDKSFESKAGPNVVDIDRLYYTFPVGSGVKLTVGARARNTELLAITPTAYKSNLLDFFTGTYGTSGVYNKETGAAVAAVWKQSVKKGNPYLAASVSYVAKEAQKGNPNEGGIMTDGGGGSFTAQLGGAGQNWGLTGAYRYGQCGTDIRSGTQYTYALSKLKCADLNGGAATNSFALNGYWQPSQSGWAPSISAGWGITGFTDGYEDLSNTQNAQSWMVGLQWNDVFIKGNSAGMAVGQQPFTTSTFNGDTAYDGNYAWEWWYNFQVTDNISVTPALFYLSRPAGQNTPQGETFNAFGGVVQVGFKF